A window of the Hordeum vulgare subsp. vulgare chromosome 5H, MorexV3_pseudomolecules_assembly, whole genome shotgun sequence genome harbors these coding sequences:
- the LOC123397067 gene encoding protein MKS1-like, with protein MDAPPSSEEERQSPRSRQLQLQGPRPPRLSVSKDSHKIRKPPVVPLPHGHGARQLQAAPANRHQQAQPRAPVIIYDASPKVIHTQPGEFLALVQRLTGPGAPAHQCSAEDHPSAVPVPPQFQPPFSPAARYAAIERSVRPLPPGPAPYSGSWLDIDGFAEVLGPGRPGILSPVPSALPLAASPGLFSPLPFDTGSLSWLNDLSPFLASASASSPGGVLLATPTMPSPGMMMRFFSDFPDL; from the coding sequence atggacgcgccgccgtcgtcggaggaggagcgGCAGTCGCCGCGCAGCAGGCAGCTGCAGCTGCAGGGCCCGCGGCCCCCGCGGCTGTCCGTCAGCAAGGACTCCCACAAGATCAGGAAGCCGCCGGTCGTGCCGCTGCCTCACGGTCACGGGGCCCGGCAACTGCAAGCCGCCCCcgccaaccgccaccagcaggccCAGCCGCGGGCGCCGGTCATCATCTACGACGCCTCGCCCAAGGTCATCCACACCCAGCCCGGTGAGTTCCTGGCGCTCGTCCAGCGCCTCACCGGCCCGGGCGCGCCGGCCCATCAGTGCTCCGCCGAGGACCATCCCTCTGCCGTGCCGGTGCCGCCGCAGTTCCAGCCGCCTTTCTCGCCGGCAGCGAGGTACGCCGCCATCGAGAGGTCCGTCCGGCCGCTGCCGCCGGGCCCCGCGCCGTACTCCGGGTCCTGGCTGGACATAGACGGCTTCGCGGAGGTCCTCGGCCCCGGACGGCCAGGCATCCTCTCGCCCGTCCCGTCGGCGCTGCCGCTGGCGGCCTCGCCCGGGCTCTTCTCGCCGCTGCCCTTCGACACCGGCTCCCTGTCCTGGCTCAACGACCTGAGCCCGTtcctcgcctccgcctccgcgTCGAGCCCCGGCGGCGTGCTGCTTGCCACGCCCACCATGCCCTCGCCGGGGATGATGATGAGGTTCTTCAGCGACTTCCCGGACCTGTAA